A segment of the Gemmatimonadota bacterium genome:
TGTAGTCGTGATGATCTCCGTGCACGAGCACGACCGGGGCGGAGTAGGCCGCCACCTCCTCCTCGAGCGTCTGCAGATAGGGCTCGAAGGCCTCTCGGTGAGGGGCGGAGTAGGTCGCTTCGTCCGGGAAGGAGTGCGTGAAAATGACGACCGCTTTCGCTTCCGATTCTCTCGCTTCGGCGAACCCTTCGGCGAGCCACGCCGCCGCCGCCTCGGTGCGCCGCCGGGCGGCTTCGTCGTCTGCGGCACTCCTCCCGTCGAACTCGGCGAATCCGTTCCAGCTCCCTACGATGTGGACGGTCATGAAGAGGGCATCGGCCATGGTCCAGCGGGTGTTCTCGACGAACTCGGACCACTCGGGCCGAGAGCCCTGGTATTCCATCTCGAACCCTCCTCCGCTGCCGGTCGTCATCCCGGGCTGGGGGAAGAAGACGCTGCGGAGGGTGTCGAGCCGCTCGAGCGGCTCGTACCCGCCTTCCGCCCTGCCCCAGCAATCGGTCCAGTCGTTGTCGCCGGGAGTGTATAAGACGGGATGCCGCTGGGCTAGCAACCTATTCAGCCGGTTTCGCATCCGGTCGCCCGAGCAAGGTCGCCAGAAGAGGTCGCCGACGTGCACGAGCATGTCCAGGGAATCCCGGTCCAACACCTCCATCAGGTAATCGAACTGACCTTCCTCCCACCAGCGATAAGGCGCGTCGCCCACCACCCCGAAGGTCACGTCTCCCCTGGGGCCGCCCTCTTCCAGAGGAGAGCAGGAGAGAAGAATCGAAATTGCGAGCGCAGGCCAAGCCCGCCGGGCTCCTACCACGGCGTCTCGGGCCCGGGAGGTGCGGGCGACAGGTTTCGGTTGGTCTTCATGATCGGTTCCTTTACTCCCACTGGCTTAAAAGGTTGTCCAGTCGCACTTCACGCGGCCGCCCTCCGAAACCCGGTCGTGTTTCCCATGCTCCTGAAGTTAGGCGCTGATCCCGAGGCGCTCGACCGGGACGGCAGGACGCCCATGGACTACGCTGTTGACAACCTGTGGCTGCAGGGGTGGGACGAAGTAAGATGGTTGCTCGAGGCGAGGGGGAACGAGCCCGGGTAGGAGGCTACCTAAGACCCCGAACGGTGGATGCCGACAATGCGGAACAGGGTCGGTCGGGCCCGGGCGTGGTCATCGCGGACCCTGCAGGTCGGCATGTGAAACTAAGGTGCCGCCGGAGCGACGCCGCGCCGAACCCCGCTACCCTTCCTCGGCCTGGATCCGCCGAGCCACCGCCTGCACCTCGTCGAGCACCCTCAAAAGATTGCCGCCCCAGAGCATGGAGATCTCTTCCTCGGAGTATCCGCGACGCACCAGCTCGAAGGTTACGTTGAAGGTCTCGGAGGCGTCCTCCCAGCCGCCGACGCCGCCGCCGCCGTCGAAGTCCGAGCTGATCCCGACGTGTTCGAGTCCGATACGCTCGACCATGTAGTCGATGTGGTCCACGAAGTCGGCCACGTCCACGTCCGGCGGAACGGAGTCGCCCAGCCGTTCCAAAGCCGCAGCCCGCAGTTCGGCCATGCGCATCCGATACTCTTCCCGCTCGGCGGTGGGAAGCCCTATGACCTCGTTCCGCGGCAAGGTGGAAAACTCCATCTCCTCCGCCAGCTGGGCCTGAACCCGGTTGAGCGCGTCGGTTCGCGCCTGCGTCTTGTCCGTGTGGACGAACCGCCTGAGCGCCACCGCCTGCACCACGCCGCCGTTATCGGCGACCGCGTCGAGAAGTTCGTCGTCGAGATTGCGAGTCACGTCGCTGACGGCACGCGCACCCGAGTGGGAAGCGACCACCGGCGCCCGGCTCAGTTCCAGGGTCTGGAGGATCGACTCCTTGGAAGGGTGCGAAATGTCGATCATGATGCCGAGACGGTTCATCTCGACGACCGCCGCGCGCCCCATCTCGCTCAGACCGTCGTAGACGTACTCGCCGAAGGGCTCGCCCGAGTGGGCGTCCGAAAACTGGCTGGGACCGGTGTGCGCCAGCGACATGTAGCGGGCTCCTCGCGAGTGGAACTCCTCGATCCGCCCGAGATCGGTCCCCAGCGGGTAGGCGTTCTCGACCCCGATCATCGCCACCAGCTTGCCCGACGCCGCGATCCGGCGCACGTCCTCCGAGGTCAGCGCGATCTCGATCTCTTCGGGAGCGAGCTCCTCGGCCATCCAGTGGATGGCGTCGAACTTGTCGACGGCGTTCCGGTAGGCCGCCGCGTATCCCTCCTCGGTGAGCGGTCCTTGACCGGTATAGACCACGAACCAGCCGACGTCGAGTCCTCCAGCCCTCATCTTGGGCAGCGTGACCTGCGTCGGCAGGTCCATCGTGTAGTTGCGCTCGGCGGTGAAGTTGGCGACGCTGATGTCGTCGTGTGTGTCGATGGTGATCACCCGCTCGTGGATCCCCCTGGCCAGCTCGATCAGCTCGTCGCCACCGTCGACCCCGGCTTCGGTGTCGCCGGCGCCGCAACCGGCAAGGCAAAGCGCCAGCACCCCGGCGCGAGGAAAGCCGAAAGCGCGATTGTCCCGAACGTTCATGCCGTCACCCCGAAATGCTGAAGCCGAAAACGATGAAAGAGCGCCCTTTCCCCTCGTGTCCATGTCCTTCACCTTCGTGTCCTTCTTCTTCGCTTTCCAGCTCGGCCCAAGGATTGAGGATGTAGCTGACGCAGGCATGTTTGCTCCGTTTCGGGGGGACGAATCGAGTGGAGCCAGCCGGAATCGAACCGGCGACCTCCTGCGTGCAAAGCAGGCGCTCTCCCATCTGAGCTATGGCCCCGTACGATCCAGCGGGGCGGCCACCCCGACACATGGTCCAATAAGATACCCTCTGTCTCGCGCGTCGGGCAAGCGTGCCGGCGACCTCGCAAAGCCGCGCCCCATCGGCTCGACGGGGGAAGAGTCGGTGTGCCGGGAAACCGGAGTTGTGCGATAATTCAGGCTGGAACTTCCCTCCAGCATCCCGGATCCGCATGAGACGCACACTCTTCGCACTCCTCCTTCTCGTGACCGTCGCCGCAGGCGCCGAGCGCAGCCGCGCGCAGGACACCTCCTCCCTCATCGAGGTCGGCGAGGTGGCGCCCGACTTCGAGCTTGCCGGCGCGACGCGCCACGGAGTCCTCGCCGATCCGGTCAGGCTTTCGGATTACCGGGGCGAAACCGTCGTGCTCGCATTCTTCTTCCGCGTACGAACGCCTGGGTGAACGGTCCAGATGACGGCGTACCGTGATCAGTACGCGAGCATTTTCAACGAGGGCCGCAACGTGGTCCTCATCGGCATCTCCAACGATTCCGTCGAGGCCTTGGGCTCCTGGCTGAAGGACGACGACTTCCCCTTCCTGATGGCGAGCGATCCGACCTCCTCGACCTTCTCGGCGTTCGGCGGAACGCCCCGAGACAACGGCATGGTCGGAAGCCGGGGCGTGATCGTGATCGGTCCCGACGGACGGGTCGCCGACGTGGTAGAGCGGTTCAACCAGAACGACCCGATGGCCTACGAAGCGCTGGCGCAGGTGATCGACCGAGTCACTCCAGAGACCGGGTAGAGCGGACGCTCGGCCGGGCAGCCGGCGGTCGCCCTCGAACCGGCGCACCACCTCGACGGCGGCGAGCGTCTAGCGGCGGTTCATCCTTCGCGAACGGAGTCCGCCTCCCCCCGGTAGGCGACCTGGAAGCTTGAGTCGCTTACGAATCGCTTGAAGTCGGAGGGCGGCTCGCACGGATCTCCGGTCAAGGCCTTGCAGATCAGGCGTTCGAGGCCGCGCACGGTGTGGTCGGTGGGCATGCTGGGAAGGAACAGTAGGCCGACCGATCCCCGGGTGGCGGAA
Coding sequences within it:
- a CDS encoding metallophosphoesterase, producing the protein MVGARRAWPALAISILLSCSPLEEGGPRGDVTFGVVGDAPYRWWEEGQFDYLMEVLDRDSLDMLVHVGDLFWRPCSGDRMRNRLNRLLAQRHPVLYTPGDNDWTDCWGRAEGGYEPLERLDTLRSVFFPQPGMTTGSGGGFEMEYQGSRPEWSEFVENTRWTMADALFMTVHIVGSWNGFAEFDGRSAADDEAARRRTEAAAAWLAEGFAEARESEAKAVVIFTHSFPDEATYSAPHREAFEPYLQTLEEEVAAYSAPVVLVHGDHHDYTVDQPLADRRTGRTLDNFTRLQTMGSPQVGWVRVTITFADGEARFDYSPRVVSGLRF
- a CDS encoding dipeptidase, which produces MNVRDNRAFGFPRAGVLALCLAGCGAGDTEAGVDGGDELIELARGIHERVITIDTHDDISVANFTAERNYTMDLPTQVTLPKMRAGGLDVGWFVVYTGQGPLTEEGYAAAYRNAVDKFDAIHWMAEELAPEEIEIALTSEDVRRIAASGKLVAMIGVENAYPLGTDLGRIEEFHSRGARYMSLAHTGPSQFSDAHSGEPFGEYVYDGLSEMGRAAVVEMNRLGIMIDISHPSKESILQTLELSRAPVVASHSGARAVSDVTRNLDDELLDAVADNGGVVQAVALRRFVHTDKTQARTDALNRVQAQLAEEMEFSTLPRNEVIGLPTAEREEYRMRMAELRAAALERLGDSVPPDVDVADFVDHIDYMVERIGLEHVGISSDFDGGGGVGGWEDASETFNVTFELVRRGYSEEEISMLWGGNLLRVLDEVQAVARRIQAEEG
- a CDS encoding redoxin domain-containing protein, yielding MRRTLFALLLLVTVAAGAERSRAQDTSSLIEVGEVAPDFELAGATRHGVLADPVRLSDYRGETVVLAFFFRVRTPG
- a CDS encoding redoxin domain-containing protein — encoded protein: MTAYRDQYASIFNEGRNVVLIGISNDSVEALGSWLKDDDFPFLMASDPTSSTFSAFGGTPRDNGMVGSRGVIVIGPDGRVADVVERFNQNDPMAYEALAQVIDRVTPETG